In Spirochaetales bacterium, the following proteins share a genomic window:
- a CDS encoding TetR/AcrR family transcriptional regulator, protein MKNRELSERQLEILDNTLSIIAENGIQEFSIRNLAHKIGISEPAIYRHFENKEDILLSLVFYMGQNVEASLSKMNIPADSSFEQLEYITNGAVDFFEKNRSITTVFFSHGIFQYNEKLVQEMKSLYELGISVYSTMIRKAQKENNMRKDIVPERASEIITGALHGLITRWILSNYEFSLCSEWRGLWTTLKSVIT, encoded by the coding sequence ATGAAAAACAGGGAACTTTCGGAACGTCAACTGGAAATCCTCGACAACACCCTTTCCATCATCGCGGAAAACGGCATACAGGAGTTTTCGATCAGGAACCTGGCCCACAAGATCGGTATTTCGGAACCGGCAATTTACCGCCATTTCGAAAACAAGGAGGATATACTGCTTTCTCTCGTCTTTTACATGGGGCAAAACGTGGAAGCATCGCTTTCAAAAATGAATATTCCCGCGGACTCGTCGTTCGAACAGCTCGAATACATTACGAACGGTGCGGTCGACTTCTTCGAGAAAAACCGGTCGATCACGACGGTCTTTTTTTCTCACGGAATATTTCAGTACAATGAAAAGCTCGTGCAGGAAATGAAATCGCTTTACGAGCTCGGTATTTCCGTCTACAGCACGATGATACGAAAAGCACAAAAAGAAAACAATATGAGAAAAGATATTGTACCGGAACGTGCATCGGAAATCATCACCGGCGCCCTTCACGGACTCATTACCCGATGGATTCTCTCGAATTACGAATTCAGTCTTTGTTCTGAATGGCGTGGATTATGGACGACATTGAAATCCGTTATTACCTGA